From the genome of Apus apus isolate bApuApu2 chromosome 19, bApuApu2.pri.cur, whole genome shotgun sequence, one region includes:
- the DOLPP1 gene encoding dolichyldiphosphatase 1 — protein MAAVGECSLPAPWRPVSLTHVEYPAGDFSGQLLAYLSLGPIFIIVGFVTLIIFKRELHTISFLGGLVFNEGVNWLIKNVIREPRPCEEAHSTVTTKYGMPSSHSQFMWFFSVYSFLFLYLRMHQTNNARFLDLLWRHVLSICLVTVALLVSYSRVYLLYHTWSQVLYGGVAGSIMAIAWFAFTQEILTPLFPRIAAWPISEFFLIRDTSLIPNILWFEYTVTRAEARNRQRKLGTKLQ, from the exons ATGGCCGCAGTCGGAGAGTGCTCGCTCCCCGCTCCGTGGCGGCCGGTCTCCCTCACTCACGTCGAGTATCCCGCAG GTGATTTCTCTGGTCAGCTTTTAGCTTATTTGAGTCTTGGTCCAATATTCATTATTGTTGGCTTTGTTACACTCATCATATTCAAGAGAGAGCTTCACACG ATCTCTTTCTTGGGAGGGCTGGTGTTCAACGAGGGAGTGAACTGGTTAATAAAAAACGTAATCCGGGAGCCTCGGCCCTGTGAAG aAGCCCATTCAACAGTGACCACAAAATATGGGATGCCGTCCAGCCACTCCCAATTCATGTGGTTTTTCTCTGTCTATTCCTTTCTGTTCCTTTATTTAAG AATGCACCAAACAAACAATGCGAGGTTTCTGGATTTACTATGGAGACATGTGCTGTCCATCTGCCTCGTCACAGTGGCTTTGCTAGTCTCATATAGTAG GGTTTATTTGCTTTACCACACCTGGAGCCAAGTCCTATATGGAGGTGTGGCAGGCAGCATCATGGCCATAGCCTGGTTTGCCTTCACACAAGAGATCCTAACTCCTCTCTTCCCAAGGATAGCTGCATG GCCAATTTCAGAGTTCTTTTTAATCCGAGACACCAGTCTCATTCCTAACATCCTGTGGTTTGAATACACAgtcaccagagcagaggcaaG GAACAGACAGCGCAAGCTGGGTACGAAGCTCCAGTGA
- the CRAT gene encoding carnitine O-acetyltransferase isoform X2 yields the protein MLAFLARAVARPQGLLKPTALGKIPGRFQLHQEALPHLPVPPLQQTLDRYLLALQPIISQEELNHTQELVAEFRKPGGVGERLQKGLERRAKKTENWLSDWWLKTAYLEYRLPVVVHSSPGVVLPKQDFLDRQGQLRFAAKLIEGILDFKTMIDNETLPVEYMGGKPLCMNQYYQILSSCRIPGPKRDSIVNYAQGKKQSRHITVVHNFQFFELDVYNSDGSPLTTDQLFIQLEKIWNTSLQTNKEPIGILTTNHRNSWAKAYNNLLKDKTNKESVRTIEKSICTVCLDAPMPRVSEDIYRSRVAAQMLHGGGSRWNSGNRWFDKTLQFIIAEDGSCGLVYEHAPAEGPPIVALLDHIVEYTKKPELVRSPMIPLPMPKKLRFNITPEIKNDIEKAKQNLNIMVEDLDVKVSVFHQFGKNFPKSEKISPDAFIQLALQLAYYRMYGHACATYESASLRMFRLGRTDTIRSTSMDSLKFVQSMDSPDKSDQEKADLLRRATQAHREYTDMAIKGNAIDRHLLGLKLQAIEDLVSMPELFMDTAYAVAMHFNLSTSQVPAKTDCVMCFGPVVPDGYGICYNPMDEHINFAISAFNSCADTNAARMAHYLEKALLDLRTLLESTPKSKL from the exons ATGCTGGCCTTCCTGGCCAGGGCCGTG GCCAGGCCCCAGGGCCTGCTGAAGCCGACGGCTTTAGGGAAGATCCCGGGCAGATTCCAGCTCCATCAGGAGGCACTGCCCCACCTGCCGGTGCCGCCGCTGCAGCAGACGCTGGACCGGtacctgctggctctgcagcccatCATCAGCCAGGAGGAGCTGAACCACACGCAGGAGCTGGTGGCCGAGTTCCGTAAGCCGGGAGGCGTCggggagaggctgcagaaagGCCTGGAGAGGAGAGCCAAGAAAACAGAGAACTGG CTCTCAGACTGGTGGCTGAAGACAGCTTACCTGGAGTATCGCCTGCCAGTTGTGGTCCACTCCAGCCCAGGTGTGGTTTTACCCAAGCAGGATTTTCTGGATCGACAAGGTCAGCTCAG GTTTGCTGCCAAGCTGATCGAGGGCATCCTGGATTTCAAGACCATGATTGACAA TGAGACCCTCCCAGTGGAGTACATGGGTGGGAAGCCCCTCTGCATGAACCAGTACTACCAGATCCTCTCCTCCTGCCGCATTCCTGGCCCCAAGCGGGACTCCATTGTCAACTATGCCCAAGGCAAGAAGCAGTCCAGGCACATCACAGTGGTTCACAACTTCCAG TTCTTTGAGCTGGACGTTTACAACAGTGATGGAAGTCCCCTCACCACTGACCAGCTCTTCATTCAGCTGGAGAAGATATGGAACACATccctccaaacaaacaaagaaccTATTGGGATCCTCACCACCAACCACCGAAACAGCTGGGCAAAAGCCTACAACAACCTTCTGAAAG ATAAGACCAACAAGGAGTCGGTGCGTACGATCGAGAAGAGCATTTGCACAGTCTGCCTGGATGCCCCCATGCCCCGGGTGTCTGAGGACATCTACAGGAGCCGGGTGGCTGCTCAGATGCTGCACGGAGGCGGCAGCCGCTGGAACAGCGGGAACCGCTGGTTCGACAAAACCCTTCAG TTCATCATTGCTGAAGATGGCTCCTGTGGTCTTGTGTATGAGCATGCTCCTGCAGAGGGCCCACCCATCGTTGCTCTTCTGGATCACATTGTGGAGTACAC GAAGAAGCCTGAGCTGGTGAGATCACCCATGATTCCTTTGCCAATGCCCAAAAAGCTGCGTTTTAACATCACCCCGGAAATCAAGAATGACATAGAGAAGGCAAAGCAGAACCTCAACAT AATGGTTGAAGACCTGGATGTCAAAGTCAGTGTCTTTCATCAATTTGGGAAAAACTTCCCCAAGTCAGAGAAGATAAGTCCTGATGCCTTCATCCAGCTGGCCTTGCAGCTGGCATATTACAG gATGTACGGCCACGCCTGCGCCACGTACGAGAGCGCGTCGCTCCGGATGTTCCGCCTGGGCCGCACGGACACCATCCGCTCCACCTCCATGGACTCCCTGAAGTTTGTGCAGTCCATGGACAGCCCTGACAAATCG GACCAGGAGaaagcagacttgctgaggagaGCTACCCAGGCCCACAGGGAATACACTGATATG gcaATAAAGGGCAATGCAATAGACCGTCATCTCTTGGGCTTGAAGCTTCAGGCTATTGAGGACCTAGTGAGCATGCCTGAACTCTTCATGGACACAGCCTATGCTGTGGCAATGCACTTCAACCTCTCAACCAGTCAG GTCCCAGCAAAGACAGACTGTGTGATGTGTTTTGGTCCCGTGGTTCCAGATGGCTATGGAATCTGTTACAACCCCATGGATGAACACATCAACTTTGCAATTTCAGCATTCAACAGCTGCGCCGACACCAACGCAGCCCGCATGGCGCATTATCTTGAGAAAGCACTGCTGGACCTGAGGACCTTGCTGGAGTCCACTCCCAAATCCAAGCTGTGA
- the CRAT gene encoding carnitine O-acetyltransferase isoform X1: protein MWQVANEVTPCPGSTLSGGRGSRDRPRERLPIFSVLPAMDRKQKQAEKARPQGLLKPTALGKIPGRFQLHQEALPHLPVPPLQQTLDRYLLALQPIISQEELNHTQELVAEFRKPGGVGERLQKGLERRAKKTENWLSDWWLKTAYLEYRLPVVVHSSPGVVLPKQDFLDRQGQLRFAAKLIEGILDFKTMIDNETLPVEYMGGKPLCMNQYYQILSSCRIPGPKRDSIVNYAQGKKQSRHITVVHNFQFFELDVYNSDGSPLTTDQLFIQLEKIWNTSLQTNKEPIGILTTNHRNSWAKAYNNLLKDKTNKESVRTIEKSICTVCLDAPMPRVSEDIYRSRVAAQMLHGGGSRWNSGNRWFDKTLQFIIAEDGSCGLVYEHAPAEGPPIVALLDHIVEYTKKPELVRSPMIPLPMPKKLRFNITPEIKNDIEKAKQNLNIMVEDLDVKVSVFHQFGKNFPKSEKISPDAFIQLALQLAYYRMYGHACATYESASLRMFRLGRTDTIRSTSMDSLKFVQSMDSPDKSDQEKADLLRRATQAHREYTDMAIKGNAIDRHLLGLKLQAIEDLVSMPELFMDTAYAVAMHFNLSTSQVPAKTDCVMCFGPVVPDGYGICYNPMDEHINFAISAFNSCADTNAARMAHYLEKALLDLRTLLESTPKSKL, encoded by the exons ATGTGGCAGGTTGCTAACGAGGTGACGCCCTGCCCGGGCAGCACATTGTCAGGGGGAAGAGGAAGCCGAGACAGGCCGAGGGAGAGGCTTCCCATCTTTTCTGTCCTACCAGCCATGGATAGGAAGCAGAAGCAAGCAGAGAAG GCCAGGCCCCAGGGCCTGCTGAAGCCGACGGCTTTAGGGAAGATCCCGGGCAGATTCCAGCTCCATCAGGAGGCACTGCCCCACCTGCCGGTGCCGCCGCTGCAGCAGACGCTGGACCGGtacctgctggctctgcagcccatCATCAGCCAGGAGGAGCTGAACCACACGCAGGAGCTGGTGGCCGAGTTCCGTAAGCCGGGAGGCGTCggggagaggctgcagaaagGCCTGGAGAGGAGAGCCAAGAAAACAGAGAACTGG CTCTCAGACTGGTGGCTGAAGACAGCTTACCTGGAGTATCGCCTGCCAGTTGTGGTCCACTCCAGCCCAGGTGTGGTTTTACCCAAGCAGGATTTTCTGGATCGACAAGGTCAGCTCAG GTTTGCTGCCAAGCTGATCGAGGGCATCCTGGATTTCAAGACCATGATTGACAA TGAGACCCTCCCAGTGGAGTACATGGGTGGGAAGCCCCTCTGCATGAACCAGTACTACCAGATCCTCTCCTCCTGCCGCATTCCTGGCCCCAAGCGGGACTCCATTGTCAACTATGCCCAAGGCAAGAAGCAGTCCAGGCACATCACAGTGGTTCACAACTTCCAG TTCTTTGAGCTGGACGTTTACAACAGTGATGGAAGTCCCCTCACCACTGACCAGCTCTTCATTCAGCTGGAGAAGATATGGAACACATccctccaaacaaacaaagaaccTATTGGGATCCTCACCACCAACCACCGAAACAGCTGGGCAAAAGCCTACAACAACCTTCTGAAAG ATAAGACCAACAAGGAGTCGGTGCGTACGATCGAGAAGAGCATTTGCACAGTCTGCCTGGATGCCCCCATGCCCCGGGTGTCTGAGGACATCTACAGGAGCCGGGTGGCTGCTCAGATGCTGCACGGAGGCGGCAGCCGCTGGAACAGCGGGAACCGCTGGTTCGACAAAACCCTTCAG TTCATCATTGCTGAAGATGGCTCCTGTGGTCTTGTGTATGAGCATGCTCCTGCAGAGGGCCCACCCATCGTTGCTCTTCTGGATCACATTGTGGAGTACAC GAAGAAGCCTGAGCTGGTGAGATCACCCATGATTCCTTTGCCAATGCCCAAAAAGCTGCGTTTTAACATCACCCCGGAAATCAAGAATGACATAGAGAAGGCAAAGCAGAACCTCAACAT AATGGTTGAAGACCTGGATGTCAAAGTCAGTGTCTTTCATCAATTTGGGAAAAACTTCCCCAAGTCAGAGAAGATAAGTCCTGATGCCTTCATCCAGCTGGCCTTGCAGCTGGCATATTACAG gATGTACGGCCACGCCTGCGCCACGTACGAGAGCGCGTCGCTCCGGATGTTCCGCCTGGGCCGCACGGACACCATCCGCTCCACCTCCATGGACTCCCTGAAGTTTGTGCAGTCCATGGACAGCCCTGACAAATCG GACCAGGAGaaagcagacttgctgaggagaGCTACCCAGGCCCACAGGGAATACACTGATATG gcaATAAAGGGCAATGCAATAGACCGTCATCTCTTGGGCTTGAAGCTTCAGGCTATTGAGGACCTAGTGAGCATGCCTGAACTCTTCATGGACACAGCCTATGCTGTGGCAATGCACTTCAACCTCTCAACCAGTCAG GTCCCAGCAAAGACAGACTGTGTGATGTGTTTTGGTCCCGTGGTTCCAGATGGCTATGGAATCTGTTACAACCCCATGGATGAACACATCAACTTTGCAATTTCAGCATTCAACAGCTGCGCCGACACCAACGCAGCCCGCATGGCGCATTATCTTGAGAAAGCACTGCTGGACCTGAGGACCTTGCTGGAGTCCACTCCCAAATCCAAGCTGTGA